In Pontibacillus yanchengensis, the following are encoded in one genomic region:
- the aroB gene encoding 3-dehydroquinate synthase, with protein MVMAELPIHTKDTSYKVFIGEGLCSKVGSLLPKQYNQVFIITDSHVANLYLNEVVASFSSNVTVSTYTVPAGENSKQMDWFHECHTFAIESGLERSDLIVALGGGVVGDLAGFVAATYMRGIDYIQVPTTILAHDSSVGGKVAINHPQGKNMIGSFHQPKAVIYDTETLATLSHTEWRSGMAEVIKHALIADHEMLEQCLELPSFDSISNATLADLLKKGIQVKAAIVREDEKEKGVRRYLNLGHTLGHAIEAESGYSSITHGEAVAIGIDFALFLSNKQFPEATLPIDAYRKWLEKHHYPMSSKLKEYSIEALMEKIKNDKKNDRQQIRMVLLSSVGEPTLASYTEKALMDELIEFRSEVRDT; from the coding sequence ATGGTAATGGCAGAGTTACCGATTCATACCAAAGATACAAGCTATAAGGTGTTTATTGGTGAGGGGTTATGCAGTAAGGTTGGATCCCTTCTGCCTAAACAATATAATCAGGTATTTATCATAACGGATTCTCACGTTGCCAACTTGTATTTAAATGAAGTGGTGGCTTCATTTTCGAGTAATGTTACAGTATCAACCTATACTGTCCCTGCAGGTGAAAACTCAAAGCAAATGGACTGGTTCCATGAGTGTCATACGTTTGCAATTGAATCGGGTCTTGAACGAAGTGATTTAATTGTAGCTCTTGGTGGAGGTGTAGTTGGGGATTTGGCTGGATTTGTAGCAGCTACTTACATGCGTGGAATCGACTATATACAAGTACCTACAACGATACTCGCACATGATAGTAGTGTTGGTGGTAAAGTGGCGATTAACCATCCCCAAGGGAAAAATATGATTGGAAGTTTTCACCAACCTAAAGCTGTGATATATGATACCGAAACGCTTGCTACCCTTTCACATACTGAATGGCGATCAGGTATGGCAGAAGTTATTAAACATGCCTTGATAGCAGATCACGAAATGCTAGAACAGTGTTTGGAACTACCATCATTCGACTCGATTTCCAATGCAACGTTAGCTGATTTATTAAAAAAAGGTATCCAAGTTAAAGCAGCGATCGTTAGAGAAGATGAGAAAGAAAAAGGTGTTCGTCGTTATTTAAATCTTGGCCATACACTGGGGCATGCCATCGAAGCTGAATCTGGTTATTCGTCGATTACGCATGGAGAAGCTGTTGCTATTGGAATCGATTTCGCCTTATTTTTAAGTAATAAACAATTCCCTGAAGCAACACTACCAATTGATGCTTACCGCAAATGGTTAGAAAAACACCATTATCCTATGTCATCAAAACTAAAAGAATACAGTATAGAAGCTTTAATGGAAAAGATAAAGAATGATAAAAAGAACGATCGTCAACAAATTCGTATGGTATTGTTATCATCTGTTGGAGAGCCAACACTTGCATCCTACACTGAGAAGGCGTTGATGGATGAGTTAATAGAATTTAGAAGTGAGGTGAGGGATACTTGA
- the aroH gene encoding chorismate mutase: MIRGVRGATTVEANKEQEILTHTNKLIVDMIQQNKIQADDVASVFISTTEDLDDTFPAKALRQVEGWTYVPVMCMREIPVPNSLEKCIRVMIHFNTEQKQNEVHHLYHNRAVQLRPDLVRREQED; the protein is encoded by the coding sequence TTGATACGAGGGGTACGGGGTGCGACCACGGTAGAAGCCAATAAAGAACAAGAAATTCTTACACATACAAATAAACTGATTGTCGATATGATACAACAAAATAAGATTCAAGCAGATGATGTAGCGTCTGTATTTATTTCAACTACAGAAGACTTGGATGACACATTCCCTGCAAAAGCATTAAGACAAGTAGAAGGTTGGACGTATGTTCCTGTTATGTGTATGCGAGAGATTCCTGTACCAAATAGCTTGGAGAAGTGTATTCGTGTGATGATACACTTTAACACTGAACAAAAGCAAAATGAAGTTCATCATCTTTATCACAACAGGGCTGTTCAGTTGAGACCAGATTTAGTTAGAAGAGAACAGGAGGACTAG
- the hisC gene encoding histidinol-phosphate transaminase, whose protein sequence is MRTKPILANLSPYIPGKTIEEVKQSYGLEHIVKLASNENPFGFSDYVKSGLQQAVEGLEIYPDGYARELRTTLSNRLNVNEKQLIFGNGSDEVVQIICRTFLEPGVNTVMATPTFPQYRHNALIEGAEVREVPLDNGVHDLNSMLQQIDDHTRVVWICNPNNPTGTMIDHKAFESFMEHCPDNVLVVMDEAYVEYVSNTDFPDTLSALSSYDNLLITRTFSKAYGLAALRIGYGIASESIISNLEPSREPFNTSSLAQKAALLALEDQIFINETFKSTVETKKDLQIFCDNHGVTYYPSETNFLLIHLPISGDEMTEYLLRNGFIVRSGEALGIPNSIRLTIGKQNHMDKIMEAMSEKLSEGR, encoded by the coding sequence ATGAGAACAAAACCTATCTTAGCTAATTTATCCCCATATATACCAGGAAAAACGATAGAAGAAGTGAAACAGTCATATGGCTTAGAACACATTGTGAAACTTGCTTCAAATGAAAATCCTTTTGGTTTTTCTGACTACGTAAAATCAGGCTTACAACAAGCGGTAGAGGGCTTGGAAATTTATCCGGATGGGTATGCTAGAGAATTACGCACAACCCTTTCTAATCGATTAAACGTAAATGAGAAGCAACTTATATTTGGGAACGGATCTGATGAAGTAGTACAGATCATTTGCCGAACATTTTTAGAGCCAGGTGTTAACACAGTAATGGCCACTCCAACCTTTCCTCAATACCGTCATAATGCGCTCATTGAAGGTGCTGAAGTTCGTGAAGTGCCACTTGATAATGGCGTACACGATTTAAACAGTATGTTACAACAAATTGATGATCATACTCGCGTGGTGTGGATTTGTAATCCAAACAATCCTACAGGAACTATGATTGATCATAAAGCCTTTGAATCCTTTATGGAACACTGTCCTGATAATGTCTTAGTTGTGATGGATGAAGCTTATGTGGAGTACGTCTCTAACACTGATTTTCCTGATACATTATCCGCTTTGTCTTCATATGACAATCTATTAATAACAAGAACCTTCTCTAAAGCATACGGATTAGCAGCTCTCAGAATTGGCTATGGTATTGCTAGTGAATCAATCATATCTAATTTAGAGCCTTCGAGAGAGCCCTTTAACACTTCCTCTTTAGCACAAAAAGCGGCTCTTTTAGCATTAGAGGATCAGATATTTATAAACGAAACATTTAAGAGTACGGTTGAAACAAAGAAAGATTTACAAATATTCTGTGACAACCATGGGGTAACCTACTACCCTTCAGAAACGAATTTCTTGCTTATCCATTTGCCAATATCAGGTGATGAGATGACGGAGTATTTATTACGAAACGGTTTTATTGTTCGCTCTGGTGAAGCGCTTGGGATTCCGAACTCTATTCGACTTACAATAGGAAAACAGAACCACATGGACAAAATCATGGAAGCCATGAGTGAAAAACTGTCAGAAGGTAGGTAG
- a CDS encoding prephenate dehydrogenase, which translates to MQSTILVSGLGLIGGSIALNLKQQNHTTVIGFDQNKESLDYALKTGMIDYSVHSFEEGVHFSDVVVLATPVSVCIDYLHIIDEMKLSQPLLVTDVSSVKKPIMEAAAMLQNNFIHFVGGHPMAGSHKHGVEAAKAHLFENAFYLLVPGKGSNDEDVQKLESLLESTRSHFVTVGEQEHDQMTGVISHFPHLIASSLVHQAKNWHRVYPFMHELAAGGFRDITRIASSHPKMWNDILLQNKDTILTLLKDWITEMNHLKDLVETDDHSKLQTYLADAKQFRDGLPIKKKGAIPSFYDVYVDIHDQPGALSEVTHLLAQSKISIVNIQILEVREGITGVLRLSFQTEEDQKRSKLVLERNGYETTIQY; encoded by the coding sequence ATGCAATCAACGATTCTTGTAAGTGGATTAGGGCTAATTGGAGGCTCTATCGCTTTAAACTTAAAACAACAAAACCATACGACTGTCATTGGGTTTGATCAAAACAAGGAATCTTTAGATTATGCCTTGAAAACAGGTATGATAGATTATTCAGTTCATAGCTTTGAAGAAGGAGTTCATTTCTCAGATGTAGTCGTATTAGCTACACCTGTTTCGGTGTGTATTGACTATCTTCACATAATAGATGAAATGAAACTTTCACAGCCGTTACTAGTGACGGATGTGAGTTCTGTAAAGAAACCTATTATGGAAGCTGCAGCTATGCTTCAAAACAATTTTATTCATTTTGTAGGTGGGCATCCAATGGCTGGTTCCCATAAGCATGGGGTTGAAGCAGCCAAAGCCCACTTGTTTGAAAATGCATTTTACCTGTTAGTCCCCGGAAAAGGGAGTAATGATGAAGATGTTCAAAAACTTGAATCTCTACTTGAATCAACCCGGAGTCATTTTGTCACGGTTGGAGAACAGGAACATGATCAAATGACAGGGGTGATTTCCCATTTTCCTCATCTGATTGCGTCCTCTCTCGTACATCAGGCTAAGAATTGGCATCGTGTTTATCCATTCATGCATGAGTTAGCAGCAGGAGGGTTTCGAGATATTACGAGAATCGCTTCAAGTCACCCAAAAATGTGGAATGATATTCTTCTTCAAAATAAAGACACCATTTTAACGTTATTAAAGGATTGGATTACAGAGATGAATCATCTAAAAGATTTAGTAGAAACGGATGATCATAGTAAACTTCAAACCTACTTAGCAGATGCTAAGCAATTTCGAGATGGTCTTCCTATTAAGAAGAAAGGTGCAATTCCATCCTTTTATGATGTGTATGTGGATATCCATGACCAACCTGGGGCACTCTCCGAGGTAACACACCTTTTAGCTCAATCTAAGATAAGTATTGTGAATATTCAAATTCTTGAAGTTAGAGAAGGGATTACAGGCGTATTAAGGTTGAGTTTTCAGACTGAAGAGGACCAGAAGCGAAGTAAACTAGTTTTAGAGCGAAATGGATATGAAACAACTATTCAATATTAA
- the aroA gene encoding 3-phosphoshikimate 1-carboxyvinyltransferase, whose translation MGTMTISKRTKAVTGTIAVPGDKSMSHRAIMLAAISNGKSTIDNFLTGEDCLTTIVAFEAMGIKIERNESKVTVHGKGLYGLDESMQPINLGNSGTTTRLLLGILAGTPHHYCLYGDESLSVRPMDRVTIPLTKMGAAFDGNQHGRLLPMSVRGDNLQPIEYTLPINSAQIKSSILLAGLFTKGITKVIEPVPTRDHTERMFTAFGVDISRQGNTISLKGQQQLTATNLEVPGDISSAAFFICAAALKSESDLIIKDVGLNPTRTGIIDVLQRMGANIQTSITRYIGDEPIGEVFVKGGQLTGITISGNDIPRVIDEIPIIALIASQANGKTVIKHAEDLRYKETDRIQAVVDTLRNMGVDIKGTEDGMVINGKPSKLKGGEYHSYKDHRIGMMIAIASLLTNEDINLHEPDCISISYPSFFNHFDQLLED comes from the coding sequence ATGGGTACCATGACTATTTCAAAAAGGACAAAAGCTGTTACTGGGACCATTGCAGTTCCAGGGGATAAATCCATGTCCCATCGAGCAATTATGTTGGCAGCGATATCTAATGGGAAGAGCACGATTGATAATTTCCTAACTGGTGAGGATTGCCTAACCACGATTGTTGCTTTCGAAGCGATGGGGATCAAGATTGAACGAAATGAGAGCAAGGTTACTGTTCATGGCAAGGGATTATATGGCTTAGACGAGTCAATGCAACCTATAAATCTTGGAAACTCTGGTACAACAACACGATTACTTTTAGGAATATTAGCAGGGACACCACACCATTATTGTTTGTATGGAGATGAATCATTATCAGTTCGTCCAATGGACAGAGTGACCATCCCTCTCACCAAAATGGGAGCAGCTTTTGATGGGAATCAACACGGTCGCCTTCTACCGATGAGTGTAAGGGGAGACAACTTACAGCCTATAGAGTACACTCTTCCTATTAATAGCGCTCAAATTAAGTCGTCCATTCTTTTAGCTGGTTTATTTACTAAGGGTATAACAAAAGTGATTGAACCAGTGCCAACACGAGATCATACAGAACGGATGTTTACTGCTTTTGGAGTCGATATCAGTAGACAAGGAAATACAATTTCTCTAAAAGGACAGCAGCAACTCACGGCTACAAATCTTGAAGTTCCAGGTGATATATCCTCCGCGGCTTTTTTTATTTGCGCTGCAGCGTTGAAATCTGAAAGTGACCTTATTATAAAGGATGTAGGATTGAACCCAACCCGTACTGGAATCATTGATGTACTCCAACGTATGGGGGCAAATATCCAAACGAGTATAACTAGATACATTGGGGATGAGCCTATTGGTGAAGTATTTGTAAAAGGTGGGCAATTGACTGGTATAACGATTTCAGGTAACGATATTCCTCGTGTGATTGATGAAATCCCTATTATTGCTTTAATAGCCTCTCAAGCAAATGGGAAGACTGTCATTAAGCATGCAGAAGATTTACGTTACAAGGAGACAGATAGAATACAAGCTGTTGTGGATACATTACGTAACATGGGCGTTGATATTAAAGGAACGGAAGATGGCATGGTCATTAATGGGAAGCCATCCAAACTAAAGGGTGGAGAGTATCATTCTTATAAAGACCATCGTATCGGTATGATGATTGCAATAGCTTCCTTATTAACGAATGAAGATATTAATTTACATGAACCTGATTGCATTTCCATTTCCTATCCTTCATTCTTCAACCATTTTGATCAGCTTTTAGAAGACTAG
- a CDS encoding tetratricopeptide repeat protein, producing the protein MQGLEQAIQLMNSGKSDQAIERLRTELSRANDEEKFTIAEMFLQWGMTDDAEEILHELNQRYPGEHEITLLLAEIYVDQEKDELAIDLLNKVPEDDDEYMSALVQLADLYQAQGLFEVAEQKLLTAKNISPAEPVLDFALGELAFSTGEYQKCIPYYEKAMRRNQQMGETEIPLRLAESYAILGDFQQSLDYFQATDDYTPDVLFRYGFTAYQANRIDIAMRVWKKLIEEDPFYQSAYPLLAEAQESEGLIQEAYETAHKGLKKDEFNKDLFVQAGKLAFRIENKQEGYQLIRQAISLDPGDKEAAIFLVERLKEDGDFEAIKDLLEHLIEMKEEEPLYKWELARANNELEYFKEALNDYQEAYNAFKDDSDFLKEYGYFLVEEGRVNEAHDVLSKYLGIDPTDEEVQEYMSRLQTNDD; encoded by the coding sequence ATGCAAGGCCTAGAACAAGCAATCCAATTAATGAATTCAGGTAAATCAGATCAAGCTATTGAGCGTTTGCGTACTGAATTATCTAGAGCGAATGACGAGGAAAAATTTACAATAGCTGAAATGTTCCTTCAATGGGGCATGACAGATGATGCCGAGGAAATTCTTCATGAGTTGAATCAGCGATATCCTGGTGAACATGAAATCACGCTTTTATTAGCTGAGATATATGTGGATCAAGAGAAAGATGAACTGGCTATTGACTTATTAAACAAAGTTCCAGAAGATGATGATGAATATATGAGTGCTCTAGTACAACTTGCTGACTTATATCAAGCACAAGGATTATTTGAAGTTGCCGAGCAAAAGCTTTTAACAGCTAAGAATATATCTCCTGCTGAACCGGTGCTGGATTTCGCATTAGGCGAATTAGCTTTTTCTACTGGAGAATACCAAAAATGTATTCCATACTATGAAAAAGCTATGAGGCGGAACCAGCAAATGGGTGAAACAGAAATACCTTTACGGTTAGCTGAATCTTATGCCATCTTAGGTGACTTTCAACAATCTCTTGATTACTTCCAAGCTACGGATGATTACACACCAGACGTCCTGTTCCGTTATGGATTCACCGCTTATCAAGCAAACCGCATTGACATTGCGATGCGTGTATGGAAAAAATTAATAGAAGAAGACCCTTTTTATCAATCCGCATATCCTCTTTTAGCAGAGGCTCAAGAATCAGAAGGATTGATTCAAGAAGCATATGAAACTGCGCATAAAGGCTTGAAAAAAGATGAATTTAATAAGGACTTGTTTGTCCAAGCAGGTAAACTGGCATTTCGTATAGAGAATAAACAAGAAGGATATCAATTGATTCGACAAGCTATCTCGTTAGATCCTGGTGACAAAGAAGCAGCCATCTTTCTAGTAGAGCGACTAAAAGAAGATGGTGATTTTGAAGCAATTAAGGATTTACTAGAACATTTAATCGAAATGAAAGAAGAAGAGCCTCTTTACAAGTGGGAGTTAGCAAGAGCTAACAATGAATTAGAATACTTTAAAGAGGCATTAAACGACTATCAAGAAGCATATAATGCCTTTAAAGATGATAGCGACTTTCTTAAAGAATACGGTTACTTTCTTGTAGAAGAGGGCAGAGTAAACGAGGCTCACGATGTATTAAGTAAATATCTGGGAATTGACCCTACAGACGAAGAAGTGCAAGAGTATATGTCACGTCTACAGACAAATGACGACTAG
- a CDS encoding ReoY family proteolytic degradation factor: MKTPVSVEDKKEFVRWFLNHYQLKRRESVWILNYLINHDTIMENVHFVEEARFCPRGIIISTHCVEEVPFRFYKDQIMTTDAEKSFHDIRLNRNEAVYIQLNFKNGHQSSQYAAVLEENPFMPKDYFITEKDQEIAEKILQTSISNYQTEQLMQQIDEALDTGDKETFQRLSLQLKELQYKYTP; this comes from the coding sequence GTGAAAACGCCTGTATCGGTAGAGGATAAAAAGGAATTTGTTCGTTGGTTTTTGAATCATTATCAATTGAAGCGCCGAGAAAGTGTGTGGATCCTGAATTATTTGATTAATCATGACACAATAATGGAAAATGTTCATTTTGTAGAAGAGGCTCGTTTCTGTCCGCGAGGTATTATTATCTCAACTCATTGTGTGGAAGAAGTACCGTTTCGTTTTTATAAGGACCAAATTATGACAACAGATGCCGAGAAATCCTTCCATGATATTCGATTAAACCGAAATGAAGCTGTTTATATTCAGTTGAACTTCAAAAATGGTCATCAATCATCACAATATGCTGCTGTTTTAGAAGAAAACCCGTTTATGCCCAAGGATTATTTTATAACAGAAAAAGATCAAGAAATAGCAGAAAAGATTTTACAAACATCCATTTCAAACTATCAAACAGAACAATTAATGCAACAAATTGATGAAGCATTAGATACAGGTGATAAAGAAACATTCCAGAGACTTTCCCTTCAACTAAAAGAGCTACAGTATAAATACACCCCATAA
- a CDS encoding YpiF family protein produces MQWKTEDMNMYVQSKEYVDTIVIPLLPVSFNTDDKQLVSMAFQHELLTVFTNEIEKQFKGRIFLSPSYTYSPSTDIEHEMNRLNLWCEEAETQGFKHILLFTMDPKWKKQERKLEGSLIWLPAGQVDTLHSEEAQKYVQSQINQVTELIMAYWQE; encoded by the coding sequence ATGCAATGGAAAACAGAAGACATGAATATGTATGTTCAATCTAAAGAATATGTAGATACAATAGTAATTCCGCTTTTACCAGTATCTTTTAATACTGATGATAAACAATTAGTATCGATGGCATTTCAGCATGAACTTTTAACAGTGTTTACAAATGAGATAGAAAAGCAATTTAAAGGAAGGATTTTTCTATCCCCATCCTATACGTATTCTCCTAGTACAGATATAGAACATGAAATGAATAGGCTGAATCTATGGTGTGAAGAAGCCGAGACACAAGGATTCAAACATATTCTATTGTTTACAATGGACCCAAAGTGGAAGAAACAAGAACGTAAATTAGAAGGCTCTCTTATTTGGTTACCTGCAGGACAAGTTGACACATTACATAGTGAGGAGGCACAAAAATATGTCCAATCACAAATTAATCAAGTTACAGAATTAATTATGGCATATTGGCAAGAATAA
- a CDS encoding ubiquinol-cytochrome c reductase iron-sulfur subunit: protein MSERKQQVSRRQFLNYTLTGVGGFMGAAMLAPMVRMAVDPVLQPKKEGDFVAVTEVSKLTKEPQRFNFKIEQVDAWYTSEVTKAAWVYKKENDEIVALSPICKHLGCVVNWEGGQGHEDRFYCPCHGGLYEKSGKNVPGTPPLAPLDSYKTKVKDGTLYLGEAVPNMEV, encoded by the coding sequence ATGAGCGAAAGAAAGCAACAAGTATCCCGTCGACAATTTCTAAACTACACACTAACAGGTGTAGGCGGATTTATGGGTGCAGCAATGCTTGCTCCAATGGTTCGTATGGCTGTTGATCCTGTTCTTCAACCGAAGAAAGAGGGGGATTTTGTAGCGGTAACAGAGGTAAGTAAATTAACTAAAGAACCTCAACGCTTTAACTTCAAAATTGAACAAGTAGATGCATGGTACACCTCTGAAGTAACAAAAGCTGCATGGGTGTATAAAAAGGAGAATGACGAAATCGTTGCTCTATCTCCAATCTGTAAACACCTTGGTTGTGTTGTCAACTGGGAAGGTGGACAAGGACACGAAGATAGATTCTATTGTCCATGTCATGGTGGCTTGTACGAGAAAAGTGGGAAAAATGTTCCTGGCACACCACCACTAGCTCCGTTAGATTCGTATAAGACAAAAGTAAAAGATGGAACGCTTTACTTAGGTGAAGCAGTACCGAATATGGAGGTGTAA
- the qcrB gene encoding menaquinol-cytochrome c reductase cytochrome b subunit → MLQKLYDWVDERVDITPLWRDIADHEVPEHVNPAHHFSAFVYCFGGLTFFITVIQVLSGMFLTMYYVPDIENAWKSVYYLQKEVAYGQIVRGMHHWGASLVIVMIFLHTLRVFFQGAYKKPRELNWVVGVLIFFVMLGLGFTGYLLPWDNKAFFATQVGLEIAQQTPLIGTQVKTLLAGDPEIVGAQTLTRFFAIHVFFLPAALFGLMGAHFVMIRKQGISGPL, encoded by the coding sequence ATGCTTCAAAAACTATATGATTGGGTTGATGAACGTGTTGATATTACACCTTTATGGCGTGATATTGCGGATCACGAAGTCCCAGAACACGTAAACCCTGCTCATCATTTTTCTGCATTTGTTTATTGTTTCGGAGGCTTAACGTTCTTCATTACAGTAATACAAGTGTTGTCTGGAATGTTCTTAACCATGTATTATGTACCAGATATTGAGAATGCATGGAAATCTGTTTATTACTTACAAAAAGAAGTAGCATATGGACAAATTGTTCGAGGCATGCACCACTGGGGTGCGAGTCTAGTTATCGTGATGATATTTTTACATACATTACGTGTATTCTTCCAAGGCGCTTATAAAAAACCTCGTGAATTAAACTGGGTTGTTGGGGTATTAATATTCTTCGTAATGCTTGGACTTGGATTTACTGGTTATCTTTTACCTTGGGATAACAAAGCGTTCTTTGCTACACAGGTTGGCTTAGAGATTGCCCAACAAACACCATTAATTGGTACGCAAGTAAAAACTTTACTTGCTGGTGACCCGGAAATTGTAGGTGCTCAAACCTTAACTCGATTCTTCGCAATTCATGTATTCTTCCTTCCTGCTGCATTGTTTGGTTTAATGGGAGCTCACTTTGTGATGATTCGTAAGCAAGGTATTTCTGGCCCACTATAG
- a CDS encoding DUF1405 domain-containing protein: protein MIKYVLEQKGFLALLLVINIVGTAYGYWWYRGQLAVTPDHFLIFVPDSPTASLFFCIFLAFLIVGKHVPYIEALAIVTLFKYGVWAVMMNLLTLIVSGYLSPAGYMLIASHGAMAIQGLLYAPFYKIKIRHLVVAAIWTLHNDVIDYVFGMMPVYGILNQYINQIGYVTFWLSILSLFIAYLLTVKQNVQKTYNF from the coding sequence ATGATTAAATATGTGTTAGAGCAGAAGGGATTTCTAGCTCTATTGTTAGTCATAAATATAGTAGGTACGGCTTACGGTTATTGGTGGTACAGAGGGCAACTAGCTGTAACGCCAGATCATTTTCTGATATTTGTGCCTGATAGTCCAACAGCGAGCTTGTTTTTTTGTATTTTTTTGGCATTTTTAATTGTTGGAAAACATGTACCATACATAGAAGCTCTAGCTATTGTAACTCTCTTTAAATATGGAGTATGGGCTGTAATGATGAATTTACTTACATTGATTGTATCAGGGTACCTTTCCCCAGCAGGTTATATGTTAATTGCGTCCCATGGAGCAATGGCTATACAGGGATTATTGTATGCGCCATTTTATAAAATTAAAATAAGACATCTTGTAGTTGCTGCAATATGGACGTTACATAACGACGTTATTGATTATGTGTTTGGTATGATGCCAGTATATGGAATTTTGAACCAGTACATAAATCAAATAGGATACGTCACATTTTGGTTAAGCATTCTTTCTTTATTTATTGCTTATCTCCTTACCGTTAAACAAAATGTTCAAAAGACATATAATTTCTAA
- a CDS encoding sporulation protein YpjB, whose protein sequence is MRRIFEQKQSRIIVLCIVMILFLVPGQVVRAETSLSELQSSTYLYLQMIKEGRMDAAEAILAKVERLTLDEEIAKIRNGPYDLNMLIQETRYTLEDEEATREERYNRALTVALYVDAHENQVDPLWDVWRGHIIELIDQTLSTEKPVSNHSLQKIYQLYESILPAMHTSLEKNDMMEVEVQQYALLKQLAERPNENRAQVLLELANVLENIQPQEKKGLTEEPEFIWLMWTVGGLIVITLIYVGWRKYRGESEQEVKSRERDS, encoded by the coding sequence ATGAGACGGATATTTGAACAAAAACAGAGTAGAATAATAGTGCTTTGTATCGTGATGATACTCTTTTTAGTACCGGGACAAGTCGTTCGAGCTGAGACTTCTTTGAGTGAGCTACAGTCTAGTACGTATTTGTATTTGCAGATGATTAAAGAAGGACGAATGGATGCTGCTGAGGCAATCCTTGCTAAAGTGGAGCGGCTGACTTTGGATGAAGAAATAGCAAAGATTCGGAACGGCCCTTATGATTTGAACATGCTTATACAAGAAACAAGATACACCTTGGAGGATGAAGAAGCCACAAGAGAGGAAAGATATAATCGAGCCTTAACAGTTGCGTTATATGTAGATGCCCATGAAAATCAAGTAGATCCATTATGGGATGTTTGGAGAGGTCATATCATTGAGCTAATAGATCAAACCTTAAGTACAGAAAAACCTGTATCTAATCATTCATTACAAAAAATTTATCAGCTATATGAAAGCATATTACCTGCTATGCATACGTCATTAGAAAAAAATGATATGATGGAAGTTGAAGTACAACAGTATGCTTTATTAAAACAGCTAGCAGAGCGTCCTAATGAAAATAGGGCTCAAGTACTTCTAGAATTAGCCAATGTATTAGAGAATATTCAACCTCAGGAGAAAAAGGGGCTTACAGAGGAGCCAGAGTTTATTTGGTTAATGTGGACTGTTGGTGGACTGATTGTGATTACATTAATTTATGTAGGTTGGAGAAAATATAGAGGTGAATCTGAACAAGAAGTTAAATCGAGAGAGCGAGATAGTTGA
- a CDS encoding zinc metallopeptidase, with protein MIFGGFGGYLIYLAILLIIPIWAQWKVKSTYKKYSKVRNESNMTGAEVARKILDENGLYNVAVEEVKGMLSDHYDPRKKVVRLSSGNYHEPSAAAQAVAAHEVGHAIQDAEEYAFLKFRSSLAPVASIGSNMSIFILIAGVLFSISGLVLIGIVFMAFAVLFQFVTLPVEFDASNRAMNHLISSGVIRNNEEKQTKKVLNAAALTYVASALVALLELLRFVLIFVGMNED; from the coding sequence ATGATTTTTGGTGGATTTGGAGGCTATTTAATTTATTTAGCTATTCTCCTCATCATCCCTATATGGGCTCAATGGAAAGTGAAGAGCACATATAAGAAGTATTCGAAAGTCCGTAATGAATCAAACATGACTGGCGCAGAAGTAGCCAGAAAAATATTAGATGAAAATGGACTGTATAATGTTGCTGTTGAAGAAGTGAAAGGCATGTTATCGGATCATTATGATCCTCGCAAAAAGGTCGTCCGCCTATCTTCAGGTAACTATCATGAGCCATCAGCCGCAGCCCAAGCAGTTGCTGCTCACGAAGTAGGTCATGCCATCCAGGATGCAGAGGAATACGCATTTTTAAAATTCCGTTCTTCCTTAGCACCTGTAGCAAGTATAGGATCAAACATGTCTATATTTATTTTAATTGCAGGTGTTCTTTTCTCAATTTCAGGTCTAGTATTGATTGGGATTGTCTTCATGGCATTTGCAGTTCTATTCCAATTCGTAACACTTCCTGTCGAGTTTGATGCTTCAAACAGGGCAATGAATCACTTGATTTCTTCAGGTGTTATTCGTAACAACGAAGAAAAGCAAACCAAAAAAGTACTAAATGCAGCTGCATTAACGTATGTAGCATCAGCTTTAGTAGCGCTTCTAGAACTACTACGTTTTGTTCTTATTTTCGTAGGAATGAATGAAGATTAA